Part of the Nostoc sp. ATCC 53789 genome, TCTTTGCCTCCCGAAAGGCAGGTACACAAGTTGCTAAATAACCCTGAACTATTGCTAAAATCTCCTCATCACTCAAACTGAGGAACTGATTCGCATGATAAAAATCAGCTTCAATCACTGTTCCTGGCTCATCTCGATATTCATCATGTAAGGCATTCAAATCAAAAAACGTCCAACCTGTACTTGCGTCGAATCCGAAACAAGCATTAGAAGGACGGGGAATATCAATTTTGCGGTCAAACCATAGCCGCGTTGCTAAAACATCAATCCCTCCTAAATTGCTCAAATTACGGAATTCTTTATGACTTTGTAAACTAGGGCTAGTTGAGACAATTTTCTTCATCCCCGCGATCCCAACTGCAAAAATCACGGCATCTGCTTCAATTACTTCATCACCGCAAACCACACCTTTCGCCCGATGATTACTATCAACAATTAAGTCTGTAACTCGTCGCTTGGGTAGCACTCGCGCCCCAGCTTTTTCAATCTGTTCCACCCAAGGACGAAATATCTTTTCTCCAACAGTTCCCCGACACCAAACTACATCAAAATCAGGTTGATGAGCCAGAATAAAAAAGTAAAGCATCCCTAAAGTTGCTGCGGCCGAGCATTGTTCACCAGGGGCAAACAAGCCCACTAATAACATTGGTTCAAAAGCCTCGCGGTAAAGCCGTGCAGAAACATTAAAGTTTTTGAACAATTCACGAGCAGTTACAAAGTCATAGCGCCGCCAAGCATCATCAGAATTGTCAAAATCAACAACAGCATACAGTAAAGGCAGGGCGCTCAGACGGTCAATTAGTGGCAATCGTTTAAACTGAGTATATAGAAAAGTTCCTAGTGGGGATGGGAGTCGGGGTAAGTCCTGAAAAATCGGTGATTCAACTTCCAAGCCTGCTGGTGAATATTGTGAAGAACGAGTCCAAGTAGTAAAAGGATTAATTTCTAATTGATTAATTAAGGAAAAAATATTTTTGTAAGGATACCAAAAGCCATGAATGCCAGCTTCAACAGATTTTCCTGCGGCTGTTTGCCAACCTGCCACCAATCCACCTAGATAGGGGCCTGCTTCTAGAAGGGTCACATCATAGCCTTGTTTTGCCAAATGGTAGGTTGCTCCTAAACCAGCCCAACCAGCACCTACAACTACCACCCGTTTTTGTTGTGATCCTTCTACCATCCCAGCCTCCGATTGTTGCTGTCCATCAACTAATGTATACGAACTTGTGTTCTGATCGGATGACAGGTTGTTACTATAGCGGTTTTCTTTGGGATGCAGTTCAGTAAAAACGCCTTGCGGTTAATGCTGAGTTAAGAGTATAACAGAAAACAGACTTGACTATTCATGAGGAATAATCCTAATGACTCAATTAGCAAATGCAAAATTCAGTTTAGATGATTTTGAATTACGAGATGGTATTTATTTTCCTAGTGACTATGAACAATTGAATAATACTCAACATAAAAAAACATGGGACGCAATTGGTAAAACATATTATGGTTCCCAAAAAATTGAAAAACTTGCAGATACGTCTCCCATCAAACAAGATTACACTTTACTAACTGGTACACCTGGAGGTACTTGGAACAAATTTCCATTGAATAAAACTGTTGGCTCTATTCTAGAGATTGGCTCTGGTTATGGCCGCGCACCTTTACATCTCTCAAAAGCGAAAAATCTAAGATGTGAAAAATATTATGGTATTGATATTTCTGAACCTTTATTGCGGCGGTTAATCAAGGTTAAACAAGAATATAATTTTTTCCCAGAAGCTGAATTTAACTTGATTTGTACTTCTGCTGAAATATTGCCTTTAGAAGATAATTCTATAGATTTGGTAATTTCTAACTGCGTCTTTATGCACATACCAGATGCACAACTAAGAAGCTTATTAGCTGATATATCTCGTGTGCTAAAACCTGGGGGAATTTTTGTTTTTAATCATTCCTTTCACAATAAGTCTTGCCCTTCTCATATTATCCATAATTTTATCAGAAGGCTGAATCCATTTGTGAGAAATCCAGTGTATCTCAAGCAATATTCTGGTGCTGAAATAAATGAAATGTTAACGACTGCTGGCATCCAAACTAAGTGTCCAGAATACATTGTGGAACCAACAGCAGAATATGCAATTTTGCCGGAAACCATTAAGGGTATTCCAGTACCTTTTGCTAATGCTATTAACAGAAGTCTTAAACCATCAGATGCTTTAAAAGAAACTTTGGCTTATGGTTTTAGTGCCTACAGCACGAAACTGGATTAATTCAGAAACTCTTCTATTGGGTGGAAGTTTGTAGTCAGTAGCCCTAATGGAATCCTATCTGATTTCTGAAAATTAGCGATCGCTAATATCCCCGACTTATTACCAGAAGTTGGGGATCTGACTTTTCACACCATCTAAAAAGCCTCTCTCTAAACCTCTCTTCTTGTAGTGAAGAAGCTTTGAATTTTCTCCTTTCCTTACTAGGAAAGGGCGCTAGGGGGTTAGATTTGGCGCAGATGACGTGAAAAGTCAGATTCACTTAGGCAATAAAGTCTAAAGCGGTAGATACGTTTGTAGTATCTTGCACAACAGCAATTAAATCGCCATTTCTGTAGATGAGGGTATCTAAAGCTGCCGCACCGCTGAAGTTGGTTGTTGTAAGACTGTAGCTATTGATACTACTACCAATCCTAATCTTGTCACCTTCCGATCGCTGAAAGTCTGTGATTAAGGCATATCCACTGCCCAAATAATCAATGTTGGTGCTAAAAGATCCATTAAAACCAAGGCTGAATGTATCCGCCCCAGTACCGCCAGTATACCTATCTATTTCGCCGCTACTACCGCCATAGCCACTGAAGAAATCATTGCCTGCACCACCAATGAGTGTGTCATTGCCACGTCCTCCGTAGAGTAGATCGTTACCATCTTCACCACTCAAGTAGTCATTACCTGCGGGAGTACCGCTACCATTGGTGATTTCGTCGCCGAAGAGTACATCACCACCTGTTCCACCATAAAGTGAGTCATTACCAGTTCCACCGATCAGGTTATCGATGCCATCACCACCGTAAATATAATCGTTCCCACCTTTACCTTGAAGGTAATCGTTTCCTCCCAAACCACTTAGTAAATTTGAGTATTCATTTCCTGTAATCTCATTATTGAGGTTGTTGCCAAAGCCATAGTAAGCAGTATTTGCATTCAACAATGTTAAATTCTCCAGGTTTGCCCCTAGAGTGTAGCTAGAATAGGATAGAACCGTATCAGTACCTTCGTTAATATATTCAGTAATCGTGTCAGCCGTATCTCCTGTTGCAGAGATGAGGTAAGTATCATTACCTGTTCCACCAATTAAAAGATCAGTGCCTGCTCCACCCCATATAAAGTCATCGCCTGCTTCACCAAAAATAACATCATTGCCGTTCTCTCCGTAAAGAGTATCTTTGCCAATACGGCCCAGAATGGTGTCGTTACCATTACCGCCAAGAACCAAGTCATCTCCCTCTCCAGCATCGATTATGTCATCTCCGCCTTTGCCATTAATCTGATCGTTGCCTCCATAGCCAAAAATCGAAATATCAGCGGATTCAGTACCGTTTAGATTGTCATTGCCAGAAGTACCGTAGATAGCCATAAAAATATCCTCTTACTATTTTTCTGAGGACTTACGCAAGTGTCATATTTGTTTTGTAAAGGTTCTCCAGAGCAGAGCCTGAGACTTCTGTCGCCTTGGGCTTTGCTCTAGGCTCTACATAACAGAAAATGTATATGCCAGTTGTATCAGTCCTAACATATTCTCCAATATGAATATTTTGTTTTTCGGAATTTTATTGAATATTTTTATGTAATTTCAGTAAGTCGGTGAGAATAACTAAACTACATTAATTAATGTAAAAAGTATTGAAATTATTTCCCAACTAGGATATGTGTAGAAAGCTCTTAAAGGGGGTACACTACGAACCTTTAATTATTTACGCTGACTTACTTACCAACTTTACCAGCATATTTCAATTCAAGTTGGTAAATTAGGGATTAGTTGAGCTAATTCTTCCCTACGCAACTATGCCATTGGATTTATCGCCTCTTTGGATATCACTCAAAACTTCATTACTTGCTACATTTATCACCTTCTTCTTGGGTATTGCTGCTGCTTACTGGATGCTGGGATATGGTGGCAAAGGTAAATCGTTGATTGAAGGTATCTTTATTGCGCCACTGATTTTACCGCCTACAGTTGTCGGTTTTTTGCTGCTGCTATTTTTTGGCAAAAATGGCCCTGTAGGGAAACTCATGCAGACTTTTGACTTCACCATCGTTTTTACTTGGTATGGCGCTGCGATCGCAGCTACCGTAGTTTCTTTTCCTTTAATGTATAAAACTGCATTGGGAGCATTTGAACAAATAGATGGCAACTTGCTGCGAGTAGCTAGAACCCTTGGCGCAAACGAAACTACAATCTTTTGGCGCATCAGTTTACCCCTAGCACTACCCGGCATTGTCGCCGCCACAATGCTCGCTTTTGCGCGTGCTTTGGGAGAATTCGGCGCAACGTTAATGCTGGCTGGTAATATTCCCGGACAAACGCAGACAATCCCAATGGCGATTTATTTTGCTGTGGAAGCGGGAGCAATGAATGAGGCGTGGTTTTGGGCGATCGCAATTATGGTGATTTCTCTATCTGGAATAATTGCAGTCAACTTCTGGCAAGAATTGAGGGAAAAGAAGAAGGCAGGGGGCGGGGGGCAGGTGGTCACTGAGCGTAGCCGAAGTGGAGCAGGGGGAGAAATTTTTTATAGCCCGCAATCTAGCTTTGAATCTGGTGGATTGTTTGTCAATATTGAAAAAATACTTCCTAGCTTTGATTTAAAAGTTGCTTTTACTTCTGATGAGCAACCCTTGGGATTATTAGGTGGTTCTGGAGCAGGTAAGAGTATGATTTTGCGCTGCCTTGCGGGGATAGAAACACCCTCTAGTGGACGCATAGTTTTAAATGGCAGAGTTCTGTTTGACTCAGAACAAGGAATTAATCTACCCAGCCGCGATCGCCGCATTGGTTTTTTAGTGCAGAATTATGCTCTGTTTCCGCATTTGAGTGTGGCGCAAAATATTGCTTTCGGTTTACCCAAAAAACTATCTGCTGGAAGTATTAGAGTGCAGGTAGAACAGCAACTAATAGCGATGCAGTTACAAGGATTAGGCGATCGCTATCCGCACCAACTTTCTGGAGGCCAACAACAACGGGTAGCCTTGGCAAGAGCATTGGCAAGCCAACCGGAAGCATTGCTTTTAGATGAGCCGTTTTCGGCGCTTGACACCCATTTGCGTAGTCAATTAGAGCAGCAAATGACAGAAACTCTAGCAGACTACCAAGGTGTGACTCTATTTGTCACCCATAATATGGAAGAAGCTTATCGGATTTGTCCGAATCTATTGGTATTGGAGCATGGTAGAGCCGTTCATCATGGCAGCAAATACGATATTTTCCAGCATCCTGCTACCGTTAGTGTCGCTCAACTTACCGGATGTAAAAACTTCTCCCGTGCTGTTCTCCAGTCATCACAACAGATAGAAGCAATTGATTGGGGTTGTACTCTTCAAGTTATTGAACCAGTCACGAGCGAATTATCCCATGTCGGCATTCGTGCCCATCAGTTCATTTTTACCAACGACTCATCACAGGAGAATACCTTTCCCTGCTGGATAGTACGAACAAGTGAAACGCCCCACCGAATGACATTATTTCTCAAACTACATTCTGCTGGTAAGAATTCTCAAGATTACCATCTGCAAGCTGAAGTCTTCAAAGAAAAATGGGTGACTATGAAAGATCAACCGTTTCCTTGGTATGTGCGTTTAGATCCTCTGCGCTTGATTTTGATGGAGTGAACGCAGAAATAGATGGGACATGGCAAATTATTCAAAATCATCTTAACTTCAAGCGCCCAGACCCCAAAGAGTCTGAGCGCTTGAATATTAGGTTGCAGAGAAACTTCTGCTAGTTAGGGAAATTAAGCAGGCATCATTTGCATACTTCTGCAAGACTCTGCACATTTGCGGCAAGCAGCAGCACATTCCATCATTTTCATGTCATCGCTCATCATCTCACATGCCATTGCAGTGCGATCGCACATTTCAGCACAGAGCATACAAGTACGTTCCATGAACTCAGAACCACTCATCATCATATTCATGCACATCATGCACATTTCAGAGCAATCGCGTATCATGCTCATCATGCTCATCATGTCCTTGTTCATCTGCATACCACCTTTGGCCATGCAGTAAGTCATGGTTTCCATGCACATTTTATGACAGTCCATACAAACTTCCATACAAGCTTGCATTTCGGCAGTCATGGTTTCAGTCATCATCATCATCATCATAGGAAATACCTCTTGATTCTTTGATGCATAAATAGTGTCCTTCTAAGGACTACTCACAACGTTAATCCTATCCTTTGAAAGAGTCAATGGGAGTTTTTTGTCCAAAATTCAGAAGCCTACTATCCCGATATAATTACCGGAAATTTGGGCAAATCCTACAGAAGTTTGGTGCTGTTTTTTTGGCTATTCTTACACATTAAGGCTTAGATACTCTCGTTGTAGAGTGGGGTTTTATGGAGCAAGTCAATTTTTCTATCAGCAGGCAAAAGTTAGAGCTATAATCTAGATTAAAACTAATGTCATGATTTCTTGACAAATGCTTTTTTAGAAACATTTATTAAATTATATTAAGCCAGTATTTATTAGCTTTAATGAAGATTTTTTGTATTCTCATCGACTTCATTTCAATCACAAAATCTTAGTATTAAGTAAGCCGATCTAATAGAAGCAAAATGTGTGAAGAAAGGTAAAGAAAGCTAAAACTCTTTTTCTGTTGCCCCTGTCTTATCCCACTGATAATTATTTCCGTCGGACTACTTATCCTTTGCGCTGTTGCTCCAACCATTGTAAAATCCGATTCCATGCCCACCAAGGATCGGAGTCTTGTACTTGACGCTGGCACTCTTTGCTGCTCAAATAGCCAACATGACCACCGTACTGAGTGAGCAATAAATCTATTGCGGAATTGCGATCGCAGGCTGCTTGTAATTCCGGTATGATGTCTGGGTCAAAAAGTGGGTCATCAGCAGCATATAAAATCAAAGTCGGTTTTGATATTTGCGGCAATATTTGTAAAGCACTACTAGCTTGGTAATATGCTTCCACAGAAGAAAAACCTAATCGGTTAATTACCAGTTCGTTGTCAAAACCCCAAATACTATTCGCCCGTTCAATCGCTGCTGGGTCAATGCTTCCAGGATGAGCATCATGAATTCGCCATGCTAGTTTTTTTAAATTCTGGGCAATCCCCGCTTCCAAATATCTGCCGAAGGGTTTTGTAACTAGATAAGATAGCGATCGCTCCGAATCCAAACTCGGACAAATCACCATACCACCGCCAATATCGCTGTCTTCTAGTCCTAAATCTTCATACTCCCTAATCACCTCACCAGCCACCTTCACTGCCCATAGTGCCAATTGCCCTCCCAAAGAAAACCCTGTAAACCAAAATTTCCCAGGACATCCCATTGCCTTAGCTGCGGCGGCGATGCGAACAAAATCTTCCCCTTCATACAAACCATCAGAAGTCAGAGTTGGCGACAATTCGGCAGTTTTCCCGTGGGCCCGCCAATCAAACAACACTACAGCGTATCCTTGAGCGTAGGCTTTACGCCCTAGCACCCTCAAAAACCATTCTGTTTTTAACTCTCCAGTAATGCCGTAAGTGCCGATAATCGTGCTATGGGCATTTTCCGGGATGGCAACCAAGCCAAAAATTGGCACACCTTGGCCACCAACAAAGATTTTCTCGTGATAAGAAGGTTCTGGGTCTTTAGTAGTACTTTGCCAGTTACGTTTTCCCCACAAAGCAGTGTATACAGTCATCATCACACCGTTTTGTAAAAACCAAGACGGATTGTAGGGGGGAGTATAACACATCATAGACTATAAGATTTCATGTAGTTGAGTCTTGATTTCATAGTCATTTAATCTTAATATTTATGTAAGATTTAAAAACTTTTTTAGAATCGTTTCGAAAATCTTTGTATCTATCAAAGGTTGTTAATTATCCTTAATAAGTAGTAATAATTTTTAAGAATGCCGAGGATTCTTGTCATAGACGATGACCCAGCGATTTCAGAACTAGTTGCCGTCAACTTGGAAATGGCTGGCTACGATGTTAGTCAAGCTGAAGACGGCATCAAAGGTCAAGCGCTGGCTCTCCAGCTTCAACCAGACTTGATCATGCTCGATTTAATGTTGCCCAGAGTAGATGGGTTTACAGTTTGCCAACGCCTGCGCCGCGACGATCGCACCTCTGAGATTCCCGTGTTAATGTTGACGGCTTTGAGCCAAACTCAGGACAAGGTGGAAGGCTTTAATGCTGGCGCAGATGACTACCTCACCAAGCCTTTTGAAGTTGAAGAACTGCTGGCACGGGTGCGGGCGCTATTGCGACGTACTGACCGCATTCCCCAAGCCGCAAAGCATAGTGAGATTCTGAACTATGGATCATTGACCCTTGTTCCCGAAAGATTTGAGGCAATATGGTTCAATGACACGGTGAAATTGACTCATTTGGAATTTGAGCTACTTCACTGCTTACTACAACGTCACGGTCAAACAGTTTCTCCTAGCGAAATCCTCAGAGAAGTTTGGGGCTACGATCCCGATGACGATATTGAAACGATTCGAGTCCATATTCGCCACTTGAGAACCAAACTAGAACCCGATCCTCGCCATCCCCGCTATATCAAGACAGTGTATGGTGCTGGATACTGTCTTGAGTTACCCGGTATACCTCCATCAAATGAAGGGGCTTCAGTAACAGTCGTTGAATGAAATCGCTAAATACCCTTAACTGAGCGATGATTTAGGCAAGAACTTTCAGAAACACTTATTCCTTACCGTTTAGTTAAGGTTATTGGTGAGATTTTCCGGTGTGTAGAGACGTTGCATTGCAACGTCTCTACAAGCGTTACCGACAGGGAAATTATTTTATCCCAAGGGTATTAGTCTAAAATCATCTCAAGAGTATTGCTGTAGGATACTGAACAAAAGCACTGATACGAATGGCACTAAGAAAAGATACAGCCCTTGTTCTGACTGGTTCCCAGCCTGGAGGCTGGAAATCCATTCTGGAAGGGCTGCCGCCTCCGGTAGCTTGAATTGAGGCAGAGCCTCTTTTAAATACATTCCCAGTCTGGAGGCTGGGAACGAGACGACACAAGCTTTTGGGCTTTTCTTAGCGCTATTCAGCACTTATACGGTTTATACTGCTAGTTTAAGTAGGCTGTAGGGTACTGACTAATTTTAGTTGGCGGCCGTTTAATTTTTCCCTCGCAGTAACCCAGGTCGTACATACTAGCAGCTTGAGAATCTTCTTCTGGTGCCAATTTAGCTTTTCCAGCCCAAGCATCAGATTTTCCTAAGTTAAACCAATCTTCATTAGTCATCCCTAAACCAAATGTGTTCTCGGTTGTTTTTGTCATTTAAGTACCTCTACCGTACTGATAAGTGACTGGCTTTGAATACCTTGCGATACACTACGACTGGGCGTGCCAATCTTGGGCTTGTTGGCGGATAGACTGTAATTCTTCAGAAGACATTTTATCTAAATTCTTTAAAATAAAACTCATCCTTCCTTGAGACTGTAGTTGTTGGCGGTGTCGGTTAAGAAAATCCCAATAGAAGAAGTTGAACGGACAAGCATTTTTACCGACACGTTCCTTATGGTTATAAACACAACTTTTGCAATAGTCACTCATTTTATTTATATAGTTAGCAGAAGCAGCATAAGGTTTTGATGCCAACACACCTCCATCAGCAAATAAACCCATACCAATGACATTTGTCTGCATTACCCAGTCATAAGCATCAATAAACACTGCATGGAACCAGTTTTCTACAGATTGTGGTGAAAGTCCGGAAATCAAAGCAAAATTACTCAACACCATTAGCCGTTGAATATGATGAGCGTAGCCAGTGCGTTCCACTTGCGTAAGAATCTGGTGTAGACAATTCATTTCGGTTCTGCTTGTCCAGAAAAAATCAGGTAGCGGTTGTGTGTGGTTAAACCAATTTTTATCTGAGTAATCTGCATCTACATAGTGATAGATGCCGTGCATATATTCTCGCCAACCCAACACCTGACGAATGAAACCTTCCACACTATTTAAAGGTAATTGGTGTTGGAAGTATGCTTGTTGTACGGCTTGAATTACCTCCATTGGTTGGAGTAAACCGATATTCAAATAAGGAGAAAGTAGCGCGTGCCACATTGTTTCTTCCCCTGTTACCATTGCATCTTGGTAGGGGCCAAAATGCGTTAGACGATTTTGAATAAACCAATCTAATACTTGAAGTGCCTGTTGGCGATTTATTCCCCAGCGAAAAGGTTTTATTTCCCCATAAGTTGGGCAAGTGAGAGAATTAACTTGAGCAATGACATCGAGAGTAATTTCGTCTGGTTCAAACCATTGTGCAGGTGGTGTATTTAATTTACCTTTGGGTGGTTGACGATTTTCTTTATCTAAATTCCACTGTCCACCAACTGGTTTATCTTTCTCCATTAAAATTTGGAAACGTCGCCTTCCTTCCCGATAAAAGTCTTCCATTAACAGGCGCTTACGATCTGATGCCCAATGATTGAATTCTTCTGTACTCCACAAAAAATGATTGTTAGGAATCAAAGTGATTGTACAGAAAAGTTCTAAACTTTGAATCATTTGGGTGAATGGTAGATCATTCGGTGTCATCACCCGCAACTGAGTAATTTGATTTTCCCTAATCCATTCTTGGAGTGGTGCTTCAAAATCTTCAGCTATTTTGTATGTTACTGAATATTTTAGTTGTCGCAACTCTTGGGCAAAATGCCTCATTGCCGACCAAAGTAAGACTAACTTTTGCCGATGGTAAGGTCTTACTTGAACATGACGCAGTGACTCAATCAAAATTACAGGCACGTTCTCCTGATGAAAACAACTTTCTAAAGCTGCTTGTTTTACCCAAAGTTGATCGCCTAATACCCAAACCCCAATTGTCACGTCGTTTCACTCCGAATTCAAAATTCAAAATTAATAATCGCCATCAATAAATTTAGTTGCTCTGTATCCTTTTCTGTTTTAGTTATTGTTAGTACCACTAATGCCCATACCTACAGATAAACATAGATAAGCTGTCGCGTATTTAATTTGCACAACCAGGGCGGGCAAGATGCCCACCCCACAAGAGATTCATTTTTTTGAGAATGCAAATTAAAATATTTTTAGCTTAGTGCTTATCTGTAGGGCGTGGGGAGTGGATTTGATTTAGGAGTTTATGAGTTTTCCTCTAGAATTTTTGGGTGCGATCGCCTTTGAATAACTGATGAAATGCATAAACACAAGCCAACTACAGGATTTCACGCAATTCGAGTTACTTGCTGATTCACACGGGGACGGCCAAAGCGCTCCCAAGCACTCCCTCCTCGTAGAAATAGCTCTAAAAAGCGCAATGGTTTTTCTGAATCGCCTGTTGGCCAACCGGAACTACCGGGAGCAAAGGCTAAAGTTCCTTCAGATACCTTGAAGCTGCCATCAGAATACACAGCATCACTGACCACATCTCCAATCCGAATCACAATCTTGCTTTGAGGCTCCAAGTTTAGTGTATGCGCCCCAATAGTTGTTTTGATGTTGCCGTAGCCATCAACCCAGGCAATTCGATCTGGTGGAACATCTGGGATTTGCTCGTTCTTAAGGCTATCTCCCAGAAGGCTAAAATCTTCATTCATAATGGCAGCCGCAGCCGGAGGAAACACATCCCGTGAGCGAAACTGCGATCCACCACGAGAAACGTTCACTACTCGCAACTCCTTTGTATAGTCTTTGATAAAGGAGAGAGTGTAGCCCGCATTTACACCTACTACTTTTACACCATTGG contains:
- a CDS encoding response regulator transcription factor, whose amino-acid sequence is MPRILVIDDDPAISELVAVNLEMAGYDVSQAEDGIKGQALALQLQPDLIMLDLMLPRVDGFTVCQRLRRDDRTSEIPVLMLTALSQTQDKVEGFNAGADDYLTKPFEVEELLARVRALLRRTDRIPQAAKHSEILNYGSLTLVPERFEAIWFNDTVKLTHLEFELLHCLLQRHGQTVSPSEILREVWGYDPDDDIETIRVHIRHLRTKLEPDPRHPRYIKTVYGAGYCLELPGIPPSNEGASVTVVE
- a CDS encoding cryptochrome/photolyase family protein, whose amino-acid sequence is MTIGVWVLGDQLWVKQAALESCFHQENVPVILIESLRHVQVRPYHRQKLVLLWSAMRHFAQELRQLKYSVTYKIAEDFEAPLQEWIRENQITQLRVMTPNDLPFTQMIQSLELFCTITLIPNNHFLWSTEEFNHWASDRKRLLMEDFYREGRRRFQILMEKDKPVGGQWNLDKENRQPPKGKLNTPPAQWFEPDEITLDVIAQVNSLTCPTYGEIKPFRWGINRQQALQVLDWFIQNRLTHFGPYQDAMVTGEETMWHALLSPYLNIGLLQPMEVIQAVQQAYFQHQLPLNSVEGFIRQVLGWREYMHGIYHYVDADYSDKNWFNHTQPLPDFFWTSRTEMNCLHQILTQVERTGYAHHIQRLMVLSNFALISGLSPQSVENWFHAVFIDAYDWVMQTNVIGMGLFADGGVLASKPYAASANYINKMSDYCKSCVYNHKERVGKNACPFNFFYWDFLNRHRQQLQSQGRMSFILKNLDKMSSEELQSIRQQAQDWHAQS
- a CDS encoding alpha/beta fold hydrolase — protein: MMCYTPPYNPSWFLQNGVMMTVYTALWGKRNWQSTTKDPEPSYHEKIFVGGQGVPIFGLVAIPENAHSTIIGTYGITGELKTEWFLRVLGRKAYAQGYAVVLFDWRAHGKTAELSPTLTSDGLYEGEDFVRIAAAAKAMGCPGKFWFTGFSLGGQLALWAVKVAGEVIREYEDLGLEDSDIGGGMVICPSLDSERSLSYLVTKPFGRYLEAGIAQNLKKLAWRIHDAHPGSIDPAAIERANSIWGFDNELVINRLGFSSVEAYYQASSALQILPQISKPTLILYAADDPLFDPDIIPELQAACDRNSAIDLLLTQYGGHVGYLSSKECQRQVQDSDPWWAWNRILQWLEQQRKG
- a CDS encoding four-helix bundle copper-binding protein, yielding MMMMMTETMTAEMQACMEVCMDCHKMCMETMTYCMAKGGMQMNKDMMSMMSMIRDCSEMCMMCMNMMMSGSEFMERTCMLCAEMCDRTAMACEMMSDDMKMMECAAACRKCAESCRSMQMMPA
- a CDS encoding class I SAM-dependent methyltransferase, with product MTQLANAKFSLDDFELRDGIYFPSDYEQLNNTQHKKTWDAIGKTYYGSQKIEKLADTSPIKQDYTLLTGTPGGTWNKFPLNKTVGSILEIGSGYGRAPLHLSKAKNLRCEKYYGIDISEPLLRRLIKVKQEYNFFPEAEFNLICTSAEILPLEDNSIDLVISNCVFMHIPDAQLRSLLADISRVLKPGGIFVFNHSFHNKSCPSHIIHNFIRRLNPFVRNPVYLKQYSGAEINEMLTTAGIQTKCPEYIVEPTAEYAILPETIKGIPVPFANAINRSLKPSDALKETLAYGFSAYSTKLD
- a CDS encoding SAM-dependent chlorinase/fluorinase; translation: MFICVIADYGTGDPAFIEVTQRLLMAFPHAQIHLLSVPAFSTLATGFWIAQLGLNPGPSDRLIYHNCAPRQDDPEARRDNEGEGLTYALLSNGVKVVGVNAGYTLSFIKDYTKELRVVNVSRGGSQFRSRDVFPPAAAAIMNEDFSLLGDSLKNEQIPDVPPDRIAWVDGYGNIKTTIGAHTLNLEPQSKIVIRIGDVVSDAVYSDGSFKVSEGTLAFAPGSSGWPTGDSEKPLRFLELFLRGGSAWERFGRPRVNQQVTRIA
- a CDS encoding FAD-dependent oxidoreductase is translated as MVEGSQQKRVVVVGAGWAGLGATYHLAKQGYDVTLLEAGPYLGGLVAGWQTAAGKSVEAGIHGFWYPYKNIFSLINQLEINPFTTWTRSSQYSPAGLEVESPIFQDLPRLPSPLGTFLYTQFKRLPLIDRLSALPLLYAVVDFDNSDDAWRRYDFVTARELFKNFNVSARLYREAFEPMLLVGLFAPGEQCSAAATLGMLYFFILAHQPDFDVVWCRGTVGEKIFRPWVEQIEKAGARVLPKRRVTDLIVDSNHRAKGVVCGDEVIEADAVIFAVGIAGMKKIVSTSPSLQSHKEFRNLSNLGGIDVLATRLWFDRKIDIPRPSNACFGFDASTGWTFFDLNALHDEYRDEPGTVIEADFYHANQFLSLSDEEILAIVQGYLATCVPAFREAKIVDSSVIRLSQAVTHFAPGSYRYMLPAKTSFENVFMSGDWIVNRHGSWSQEKAYVTGLEAANLVVSYLGEGQPAEILAVEEDEAHIQVARSLNQTLRDLGKSILPDFWLP
- the modB gene encoding molybdate ABC transporter permease subunit; this encodes MPLDLSPLWISLKTSLLATFITFFLGIAAAYWMLGYGGKGKSLIEGIFIAPLILPPTVVGFLLLLFFGKNGPVGKLMQTFDFTIVFTWYGAAIAATVVSFPLMYKTALGAFEQIDGNLLRVARTLGANETTIFWRISLPLALPGIVAATMLAFARALGEFGATLMLAGNIPGQTQTIPMAIYFAVEAGAMNEAWFWAIAIMVISLSGIIAVNFWQELREKKKAGGGGQVVTERSRSGAGGEIFYSPQSSFESGGLFVNIEKILPSFDLKVAFTSDEQPLGLLGGSGAGKSMILRCLAGIETPSSGRIVLNGRVLFDSEQGINLPSRDRRIGFLVQNYALFPHLSVAQNIAFGLPKKLSAGSIRVQVEQQLIAMQLQGLGDRYPHQLSGGQQQRVALARALASQPEALLLDEPFSALDTHLRSQLEQQMTETLADYQGVTLFVTHNMEEAYRICPNLLVLEHGRAVHHGSKYDIFQHPATVSVAQLTGCKNFSRAVLQSSQQIEAIDWGCTLQVIEPVTSELSHVGIRAHQFIFTNDSSQENTFPCWIVRTSETPHRMTLFLKLHSAGKNSQDYHLQAEVFKEKWVTMKDQPFPWYVRLDPLRLILME
- a CDS encoding calcium-binding protein, producing the protein MAIYGTSGNDNLNGTESADISIFGYGGNDQINGKGGDDIIDAGEGDDLVLGGNGNDTILGRIGKDTLYGENGNDVIFGEAGDDFIWGGAGTDLLIGGTGNDTYLISATGDTADTITEYINEGTDTVLSYSSYTLGANLENLTLLNANTAYYGFGNNLNNEITGNEYSNLLSGLGGNDYLQGKGGNDYIYGGDGIDNLIGGTGNDSLYGGTGGDVLFGDEITNGSGTPAGNDYLSGEDGNDLLYGGRGNDTLIGGAGNDFFSGYGGSSGEIDRYTGGTGADTFSLGFNGSFSTNIDYLGSGYALITDFQRSEGDKIRIGSSINSYSLTTTNFSGAAALDTLIYRNGDLIAVVQDTTNVSTALDFIA